The following are from one region of the Falco biarmicus isolate bFalBia1 chromosome 1, bFalBia1.pri, whole genome shotgun sequence genome:
- the PRR11 gene encoding proline-rich protein 11, producing the protein MAKYKKRRRKRTARAKLLLEKKGDAAKPQDAGCPPRSAGDLPLETSSVQSHLSSLWSLALPSVKNAVNPFTTAALVLYCWCQNTVARSFKVVKDLIFPSQTYLRELNTFREQLEKLETEFSRLQLTLQVNGIAAFSSENSLCQRCNKPVPGAPVQMQMGSPPSASGPSAIQLQPASAPPPPPPPPPPPPLPPPKLPPAPLLLKRGNGAKALLAPPLKKDGPMQITLKDLLDVKLKKTDRNLRTDKAESPVKTRKALITVSDLQSVSLRSKSKPSAHVKNTLITPPKNQFDLRKHLKKVNIQRSPGGTPLNSKENIECGTGLTPIMTQALRRKFQMAHPKSPSPAQFSAANSFDELK; encoded by the exons ATGGCAAAATATAAGAAACGCAGACGAAAACGGACAGCCCGagcaaaactgctgctggaaaaaaaaggagatgctGCAAAGCCTCAGGATGCAGGCTGTCCTCCTCG GTCAGCAGGTGATCTTCCGTTGGAAACCTCATCCGTCCAAAGCCATCTGTCCTCACTCTGGTCATTAGCCTTGCCCAGTGTAAAAAACGCAGTAAACCCCTTTACAACAGCAGCACTGGTTTTGTATTGTTGGTGCCAGAACACGGTTGCACGG AGTTTCAAGGTAGTTAAAGACCTCATATTTCCATCACAAACCTACTTAAGGGAGCTAAACACGTtcagagagcagctggaaaagtTGGAAACTGAATTTTCCAGACTACAATTAACACTCCAG GTCAATGGAATTGCagccttttcttcagaaaattctCTTTGTCAAAGGTGTAATAAACCAGTTCCGGGTGCTCCTGTACAAATGCAGATGGGCTCGCCGCCATCAGCATCAGGGCCTTCTGCAAtacagctgcagcctgcatctgcacctcctcctcctccaccaccaccaccaccaccaccactgcccccACCAAAactgcctccagcacctctcCTCCTCAAGCGGGGCAATGGCGCTAAAGCACTTCTG GCACCACCACTGAAGAAAGATGGGCCGATGCAGATCACCCTCAAAGACCTGCTGGATGTTAAACTgaagaagacagacagaaaccTGAGAACAGATAAG GCAGAATCACCAGTGAAGACACGCAAGGCATTAATTACAGTCTCAGATTTACAGAGTGTTAGTCTGAGATCTAAATCCAAGCCATCAGCTCACGTTAAAAACACCTTAAT TACCCCCCCTAAAAATCAGTTTGATCTTCGAAAACATCTGAAGAAAGTCAATATACAAAG AAGTCCTGGTGGCACTCCACtaaatagcaaagaaaacattgaatGTGGGACTGGGTTGACACCAATAATGACACAGGCACTACGGCGCAAATTTCAG ATGGCTCATCCAAAGAGTCCCTCTCCTGCCCAGTTCAGTGCTGCAAACAGCTTTGATGAACTAAAGTAG